One Mercurialis annua linkage group LG3, ddMerAnnu1.2, whole genome shotgun sequence DNA window includes the following coding sequences:
- the LOC126672795 gene encoding uncharacterized protein LOC126672795 — protein MEHVAKLASNASKVTVFVYNHIIFLAWLRRRSSWKEIVRPAVTRFATTFITLQNLHEHKNDLQTLITNRVYTDHKLSRSDKGKVVSSLILNNKFWDDCLIMVKIAVPLIRLLRLVDSDEKPSLGYVYEGMRRARKAIKHMFKKKKSMYAHYIKILDERWDKHLRKKLHVAAYFLNPAFIYEPNFCNKVEVMSGLLDILDSKGVCSGGKKAIKEIKLYRDRLGSFSRQITLTTSKTLQPYEWWKLYGHSAPILQKIAIRLLSQTSSSSGCERNWSLFDHNGRQDDIYDLTVENVEFSLLESFGTIGESNGSVAENNESAGIFFGGMDDGGTNNDFDYNSSFNLRDEDDDTQQP, from the exons ATGGAACATGTTGCTAAATTGGCTTCTAATGCTTCCAAGGTAACCGTATTTGtatataatcatattatatttttggcATGGTTAAGGAGAAGATCAAGTTGGAAAGAGATTGTACGTCCAGCAGTAACTAGATTTGCCACCACCTTTATCACATTGCAAAACCTTCATGAACACAAGAATGACTTGCAAACTTTGATAACGAATAGAGTTTACACGGACCATAAGCTTTCAAGAAGTGACAAGGGAAAAGTAGTAAGTTCActcattttaaataataaattttgggATGATTGTTTGATTATGGTCAAAATTGCTGTTCCACTTATTAGACTATTACGTCTAGTAGATTCTGATGAAAAGCCTTCATTGGGATATGTTTATGAAGGCATGCGTAGAGCACGCAAGGCAATCAAGCACatgtttaagaaaaaaaaaagtatgtatgcacattatataaaaattcttGATGAGAGATGGGATAAACACTTGCGGAAGAAACTTCATGTAGCTGCCTATTTTTTAAATCCCGCTTTCATATATGAAccaaatttttgtaataaagtGGAGGTTATGAGTGGACTTCTTGATATACTTGATTCAAAGGGCGTGTGCTCTGGCGGAAAGAAAGCAATAAAAGAGATAAAATTGTATCGAGACCGTTTGGGAAGTTTTAGTCGACAAATTACTCTTACTACATCAAAGACATTACAGCCAT atGAATGGTGGAAGTTGTATGGTCATAGTGCTCCGATCTTACAAAAAATAGCCATTCGACTTCTCAGTCAAACATCATCTTCATCTGGATGTGAAAGAAATTGGAGTTTATTTGATC ATAATGGAAGACAGGATGATATATATGACCTTACTGTAGAGAATGTCGAATTCAGTCTTCTTGAGTCTTTTGGTACTATTGGTGAAAGCAATGGTTCTGTAGCTGAAAATAATGAAAGTGCTGGAATATTTTTTGGAGGCATGGATGATGGTGGTACAAATAATGACTTTGATTATAATTCTTCTTTTAATTTGagagatgaagatgatgatacACAGCAGCCTTGa